The DNA region ACCCAGGCGTACCTCGAGTCGGCGTACAAGGACACGGGGGCCGAAAACGCGGTGACGGCCGTCCTGGCCGCCTACCGTGGCTTCGACACGTTCGGGGAGGCGGTCGTCGTATTCGCGGCCGGGATCGCCACCTTGCTCGTCCTGAAACGGGAGGTGTTCGTCTGATGAGCGATCGGGAACCCGTCAACGGTGGGTTCGAGGACACCTACACCGAGAGCCAGGTCATCCTCGTGGCGGTCAGGATCATCGCCCCGTTCACGCTCACCTACGGTCTGTTCATGACTCTCCACGGGGCGGACACGCCCGGCGGGAGCTTCCAGGGTGGTGCCATCGTCGGCGTCACCATCCTCATGATCGCCTTCGCGTTCGGAATCGAGCCGACCCGACAGTGGCTCGCAAACAGCGTCATCGTTGCCCTCGTGACCGGGGGCGTCGCCGTCTTCGTCGGGATCGGCCTCGCGACCATTGCGCTTGACGGGGCGTTCCTCGAGTACGCGCGCTTCGAGTCGATCGGCATCGCCGGCAAGTGGGGGATGGAGGCCATCGAGGTCGGCGGCATCGCCCTGATCGTCTCGGGCGTGATCGTCACGCTGTTCTTCGCGACAGCGGCCGGTTTCGCGGCCAATGGGTTCGACGAGACGGAGGGATCTACCGATGATTGAGCTACTCGCAAGCCACTACGCCTACGTCCTGGTGTTCGTCGTGCTCGGCATCGGGCTCTACATGACCATCGCCAGCCAGAACCTCGTGAAGAAGCTGATCGGCGTCAACCTGTTCCAGTCGGCGATCTTCCTGTTCTTCGTTGCCACGGCCTACGTCGAGGGCGGCCGAGCGCCGATTCTCAAAACGGGGACGGACGCGCCGCTGGCGAGTCCGCTCCCGCAGGTGATCGTGCTCACCGCCATCGTCGTCGGTATCGCGTTGACGGCGGTCGGCCTCGCGCTCATCGTCCG from Natronosalvus rutilus includes:
- a CDS encoding MnhB domain-containing protein, which produces MSDREPVNGGFEDTYTESQVILVAVRIIAPFTLTYGLFMTLHGADTPGGSFQGGAIVGVTILMIAFAFGIEPTRQWLANSVIVALVTGGVAVFVGIGLATIALDGAFLEYARFESIGIAGKWGMEAIEVGGIALIVSGVIVTLFFATAAGFAANGFDETEGSTDD
- a CDS encoding cation:proton antiporter subunit C, whose product is MIELLASHYAYVLVFVVLGIGLYMTIASQNLVKKLIGVNLFQSAIFLFFVATAYVEGGRAPILKTGTDAPLASPLPQVIVLTAIVVGIALTAVGLALIVRIHGEYGTLREDTLREVRTDE